The Anastrepha ludens isolate Willacy chromosome 2, idAnaLude1.1, whole genome shotgun sequence genome contains a region encoding:
- the LOC128855959 gene encoding carotenoid isomerooxygenase isoform X1, translating into MYLFGIFCVVKYIFLRVQAWFLPKIKFNPKTHDPESVRIDGSGRCYPDCASDVWLRSCEQEIIEPIEGHISGHIPAWLNGSLLRNGPGNWKVGEMMFQHLFDCSALVHRFAIKNGRVTYQNRFVETETLKKNRAAQRIVVTEFGTASVPDPCHTIFDRVSAIFRPDSGSDNSMISIYPFGDEYYTFAETPMMHRINPRTLATEGRICVTDFAGVVNHTSHPHVLPNGTVYNLGMAATKSGPAYNIICFPHGEQMFEDAHIVGAISCRWKLHPGYMHTFGITEHYFVIVEQPLSVSLTEFVKASISNQQLASCLKWFEDKPTLFHLMDRETGKVRYTFQSEAFFYLHIINQYEEDNHVVIDICCYKDPEMINCMYLESIMNMQSNPNYASHFRGRPLRFVLPLGAENADVVTVKDRPTNQRPVVKSFSLSGISTRLQPPKMKHSESNYEDIANMAIQKLEEEEMLGYSSNAGDGREQTKEGVESETMVNLVTLEYSKAEAYQLRNRSIMVRPELLCDWGCETPRFNYDKHLGKKYRYFYAISSDVDADNPGTLVKVDVTTKTIQKWCEPNCYPSEPVFVPAPDANAEDDGVVLASMVWAGLNDNSVGLLVLCAKTWTELGRCEFHTNGPVPKCLHGWFAAGVV; encoded by the exons atgtatttgtttGGCATTTTCTGCgtagtgaaatatatttttctgcgTGTACAGGCGTGGTTTTTGCCAAAG ATAAAATTCAACCCTAAAACTCATGACCCTGAGTCGGTGCGCATTGATGGCTCCGGACGTTGCTACCCCGATTGTGCCTCAGATGTTTGGTTGCGCTCCTGCGAGCAAGAAATCATCGAACCCATTGAAGGACATATCAGCGGACATATTCCCGCTTGGTTGAATGGCAGTTTATTGCGCAACGGTCCTGGAAATTGGAAGGTGGGCGAAATGATGTTCCAACATTTATTCGATTGCTCGGCGCTGGTACATCGATTTGCTATAAAGAATGGGCGAGTCACATATCAGAATCGATTTGTGGAGACTGAAACATTGAAGAAGAACCGTGCAGCACAACGTATAGTGGTAACGGAATTTGGCACAGCATCGGTGCCGGATCCTTGTCATACGATATTCGACAG AGTCTCAGCGATATTTCGACCTGACAGTGGTTCTGACAATTCAATGATATCAATTTATCCATTCGGAGATGAGTACTACACATTTGCGGAGACACCCATGATGCACAG AATTAATCCACGCACACTAGCCACTGAGGGCCGCATCTGCGTCACCGATTTTGCAGGTGTGGTAAATCATACCTCACATCCTCATGTGCTGCCCAATGGCACTGTCTATAATCTCGGTATGGCCGCCACCAAATCAGGCCCGGCTTATAATATAATCTGTTTTCCACACGGCGAGCAAATGTTTGAGGATGCCCATATTGTGGGTGCGATTTCGTGTCGCTGGAAGCTGCATCCGGGCTATATGCACACATTCG gCATCACAGAGCATTATTTTGTCATCGTTGAACAGCCCCTCTCCGTTTCCTTGACGGAATTTGTCAAAGCCAGTATATCCAATCAGCAACTGGCGTCGTGTCTCAAATGGTTCGAGGATAAGCCAACACTGTTCCATCTGATGGATCGTGAAACTGGCAAAGTGCGCTATACCTTTCAATCGGAGGCCTTCTTCTATCTACACATCATTAATCAGTATGAGGAGGACAATCATGTGGTGATCGACATCTGCTGCTATAAGGATCCGGAAATGATTAATTGCATGTATCTGGAATCGATTATGAACATGCAATCGAATCCGAATTATGCGTCACATTTTCGTGGACGTCCATTGCGTTTTGTGCTGCCCTTAGGTGCTGAAAATGCGGATGTAGTGACGGTTAAAGATCGGCCGACTAATCAGCGGCCGGTAGTGAAATCTTTCTCGCTTTCAGGCATTAGTACGCGTCTGCAGCCACCGAAGATGAAGCATTCAGAGTCAAATTATGAGGACATAGCAAATATGGCCATACAAAAATTGGAAGAGGAGGAGATGCTGGGGTATAGTAGCAACGCTGGTGATGGGAGAGAGCAAACGAAAGAGGGAGTCGAGAGTGAAACAATGGTGAATTTGGTCACTTTGGAGTACAGCAAAGCGGAGGCGTATCAATTAAGAAATCGCAGTATCATGGTGCGTCCAGAGTTGCTGTGCGACTGGGGCTGTGAGACGCCGCGTTTCAATTACGACAAGCATTTGG GGAAGAAATATAGGTATTTCTATGCGATTAGTTCGGATGTGGACGCGGATAACCCAGGCACG CTCGTCAAAGTCGATGTTACAACCAAGACTATACAGAAGTGGTGCGAACCGAATTGCTATCCCAGCGAACCCGTCTTCGTGCCTGCGCCCGATGCCAACGCAGAAGATGATGGTGTGGTGTTGGCCTCCATGGTTTGGGCTGGCTTAAATGATAACTCTGTCGGCCTGCTGGTGCTATGCGCAAAAACGTGGACTGAGCTGGGACGTTGTGAGTTCCACACAAATGGACCGGTGCCAAAGTGCCTGCATGGCTGGTTCGCTGCCGGTGTGGTGTAA
- the LOC128855960 gene encoding adenosine deaminase 2, whose protein sequence is MCKISLLWLLIGLSVLFAVECAEISYDTLRNKIIDAERSAAVGGNIWLTSAEDKANSILMNAKRAEIAEGLKTPEKFPPAMHFFQGKQYLRQSEVFRIMQKLPKGALLHGHNTGMVSSRWIISNLTTLYNLYTCRDVNGLLMFTYEQSKCHSEVQNVCLERINAEDRRLYERQLEKHINMYTVHPESMITDKRKIWQRFHNIFKSVENFYSYQPAFCNYHKRLLEELCEDNIFYAELRSPLTPLYGDNNRTFNALEVANEMEAIVEGFKARHPDFVGLKVIYTKPNQASVDEMAQHLTTFKQLHDAKPNFIIGFDLIGQEDAGDPLHKFVNELTDMPATANFFFHAGETNWFGKTDWNLMDALLLNTKRIGHGYALPKHPNIWSTVKKRNIAIEVSPISNQVMGLVWDLRNHPATFLIAENFPVVITADYPGMWNSKGLSYDFYYTFMALAPAEADLRFLKQLALNSIKYSILTSEERRKMNRVFQKKWEEFIYNVINLKF, encoded by the exons CCTATGACACGCTCCGTAACAAAATCATCGATGCTGAACGCTCAGCCGCAGTCGGCGGCAATATTTGGTTAACATCGGCGGAAGACAAAGCCAATAGCATACTGATGAATGCCAAGCGGGCAGAG ATAGCCGAAGGCTTAAAGACGCCCGAAAAATTTCCACCCGCAATGCATTTCTTCCAGGGCAAACAGTACCTGCGCCAAAGCGAAGTGTTTCGTATTATGCAAAAGTTGCCGAAGGGGGCGCTGCTGCATGGACACAATACTGGCATGGTCAGTTCACGTTGGATAATTAGCAATTTAACCACCCTGTATAACCTGTATACCTGCCGCGATGTGAACGGACTGCTGATGTTCACCTATGAGCAGAGCAAATGCCACAGTGAAGTGCAAAATGTTTGCTTGGAACGCATTAACGCCGAGGATCGACGACTGTACGAACGACAACTGGAGAAACATATTAATATGTACACTGTGCATCCGGAAT CTATGATTACGGATAAACGCAAGATTTGGCAACGTTTCCACAACATTTTTAAGAGTGTAGAGAACTTTTACAGTTATCAACCGGCGTTCTGCAACTATCACAAGCGATTGCTGGAAGAACTATGTGAGGATAATATATTCTATGCGGAATTGAGATCACCTCTAACGCCG CTATATGGCGACAACAATCGAACATTCAATGCGCTCGAAGTAGCCAACGAAATGGAAGCTATCGTGGAGGGCTTTAAGGCGCGGCACCCTGACTTTGTGGGCCTTAAGGTCATCTATACAAAGCCAAATCAAGCGTCCGTGGATGAAATGGCACAACACTTAACAACTTTTAAGCAACTGCA CGATGCCAAGCCAAACTTCATTATTGGTTTTGATTTGATTGGCCAAGAAGATGCCGGGGATCCACTGCACAAATTCGTTAATGAATTAACAGATATGCCAGCAACtgccaattttttctttcacgCTGGCGAAACAA ATTGGTTTGGCAAAACTGATTGGAATCTCATGGACGCGCTACTGCTGAACACGAAACGCATCGGTCACGGCTACGCACTGCCAAAACATCCGAACATTTGGTCAACCGTCAAAAAACGCAACATTGCCATCGAAGTTAGTCCGATTTCAAATCAAGTAATGGGTCTTGTTTGGGATTTGCGAAACCACCCGGCCACATTTTTAATAGCAGAAAATTTTCCAGTTGTCATAACGGCCGATTACCCCGGCATGTGGAATTCGAAAGGGCTAAGTTATGATTTCTACTACACCTTTATGGCGCTGGCGCCAGCAGAGGCCGACCTGCGGTTTCTCAAACAGCTCGCTTTGAATTCAATAAA GTACTCCATCTTAACGTCAGAGGAGCGCCGCAAAATGAATCGCGTTTTCCAGAAGAAATGGGAGGAGTTTATTTACAATGTGATTAATTTGAAATTCTAA
- the LOC128855959 gene encoding carotenoid isomerooxygenase isoform X3: protein MIKFNPKTHDPESVRIDGSGRCYPDCASDVWLRSCEQEIIEPIEGHISGHIPAWLNGSLLRNGPGNWKVGEMMFQHLFDCSALVHRFAIKNGRVTYQNRFVETETLKKNRAAQRIVVTEFGTASVPDPCHTIFDRVSAIFRPDSGSDNSMISIYPFGDEYYTFAETPMMHRINPRTLATEGRICVTDFAGVVNHTSHPHVLPNGTVYNLGMAATKSGPAYNIICFPHGEQMFEDAHIVGAISCRWKLHPGYMHTFGITEHYFVIVEQPLSVSLTEFVKASISNQQLASCLKWFEDKPTLFHLMDRETGKVRYTFQSEAFFYLHIINQYEEDNHVVIDICCYKDPEMINCMYLESIMNMQSNPNYASHFRGRPLRFVLPLGAENADVVTVKDRPTNQRPVVKSFSLSGISTRLQPPKMKHSESNYEDIANMAIQKLEEEEMLGYSSNAGDGREQTKEGVESETMVNLVTLEYSKAEAYQLRNRSIMVRPELLCDWGCETPRFNYDKHLGKKYRYFYAISSDVDADNPGTLVKVDVTTKTIQKWCEPNCYPSEPVFVPAPDANAEDDGVVLASMVWAGLNDNSVGLLVLCAKTWTELGRCEFHTNGPVPKCLHGWFAAGVV from the exons ATG ATAAAATTCAACCCTAAAACTCATGACCCTGAGTCGGTGCGCATTGATGGCTCCGGACGTTGCTACCCCGATTGTGCCTCAGATGTTTGGTTGCGCTCCTGCGAGCAAGAAATCATCGAACCCATTGAAGGACATATCAGCGGACATATTCCCGCTTGGTTGAATGGCAGTTTATTGCGCAACGGTCCTGGAAATTGGAAGGTGGGCGAAATGATGTTCCAACATTTATTCGATTGCTCGGCGCTGGTACATCGATTTGCTATAAAGAATGGGCGAGTCACATATCAGAATCGATTTGTGGAGACTGAAACATTGAAGAAGAACCGTGCAGCACAACGTATAGTGGTAACGGAATTTGGCACAGCATCGGTGCCGGATCCTTGTCATACGATATTCGACAG AGTCTCAGCGATATTTCGACCTGACAGTGGTTCTGACAATTCAATGATATCAATTTATCCATTCGGAGATGAGTACTACACATTTGCGGAGACACCCATGATGCACAG AATTAATCCACGCACACTAGCCACTGAGGGCCGCATCTGCGTCACCGATTTTGCAGGTGTGGTAAATCATACCTCACATCCTCATGTGCTGCCCAATGGCACTGTCTATAATCTCGGTATGGCCGCCACCAAATCAGGCCCGGCTTATAATATAATCTGTTTTCCACACGGCGAGCAAATGTTTGAGGATGCCCATATTGTGGGTGCGATTTCGTGTCGCTGGAAGCTGCATCCGGGCTATATGCACACATTCG gCATCACAGAGCATTATTTTGTCATCGTTGAACAGCCCCTCTCCGTTTCCTTGACGGAATTTGTCAAAGCCAGTATATCCAATCAGCAACTGGCGTCGTGTCTCAAATGGTTCGAGGATAAGCCAACACTGTTCCATCTGATGGATCGTGAAACTGGCAAAGTGCGCTATACCTTTCAATCGGAGGCCTTCTTCTATCTACACATCATTAATCAGTATGAGGAGGACAATCATGTGGTGATCGACATCTGCTGCTATAAGGATCCGGAAATGATTAATTGCATGTATCTGGAATCGATTATGAACATGCAATCGAATCCGAATTATGCGTCACATTTTCGTGGACGTCCATTGCGTTTTGTGCTGCCCTTAGGTGCTGAAAATGCGGATGTAGTGACGGTTAAAGATCGGCCGACTAATCAGCGGCCGGTAGTGAAATCTTTCTCGCTTTCAGGCATTAGTACGCGTCTGCAGCCACCGAAGATGAAGCATTCAGAGTCAAATTATGAGGACATAGCAAATATGGCCATACAAAAATTGGAAGAGGAGGAGATGCTGGGGTATAGTAGCAACGCTGGTGATGGGAGAGAGCAAACGAAAGAGGGAGTCGAGAGTGAAACAATGGTGAATTTGGTCACTTTGGAGTACAGCAAAGCGGAGGCGTATCAATTAAGAAATCGCAGTATCATGGTGCGTCCAGAGTTGCTGTGCGACTGGGGCTGTGAGACGCCGCGTTTCAATTACGACAAGCATTTGG GGAAGAAATATAGGTATTTCTATGCGATTAGTTCGGATGTGGACGCGGATAACCCAGGCACG CTCGTCAAAGTCGATGTTACAACCAAGACTATACAGAAGTGGTGCGAACCGAATTGCTATCCCAGCGAACCCGTCTTCGTGCCTGCGCCCGATGCCAACGCAGAAGATGATGGTGTGGTGTTGGCCTCCATGGTTTGGGCTGGCTTAAATGATAACTCTGTCGGCCTGCTGGTGCTATGCGCAAAAACGTGGACTGAGCTGGGACGTTGTGAGTTCCACACAAATGGACCGGTGCCAAAGTGCCTGCATGGCTGGTTCGCTGCCGGTGTGGTGTAA
- the LOC128855959 gene encoding carotenoid isomerooxygenase isoform X2, protein MAEGVIRTFIRDFFAIKFNPKTHDPESVRIDGSGRCYPDCASDVWLRSCEQEIIEPIEGHISGHIPAWLNGSLLRNGPGNWKVGEMMFQHLFDCSALVHRFAIKNGRVTYQNRFVETETLKKNRAAQRIVVTEFGTASVPDPCHTIFDRVSAIFRPDSGSDNSMISIYPFGDEYYTFAETPMMHRINPRTLATEGRICVTDFAGVVNHTSHPHVLPNGTVYNLGMAATKSGPAYNIICFPHGEQMFEDAHIVGAISCRWKLHPGYMHTFGITEHYFVIVEQPLSVSLTEFVKASISNQQLASCLKWFEDKPTLFHLMDRETGKVRYTFQSEAFFYLHIINQYEEDNHVVIDICCYKDPEMINCMYLESIMNMQSNPNYASHFRGRPLRFVLPLGAENADVVTVKDRPTNQRPVVKSFSLSGISTRLQPPKMKHSESNYEDIANMAIQKLEEEEMLGYSSNAGDGREQTKEGVESETMVNLVTLEYSKAEAYQLRNRSIMVRPELLCDWGCETPRFNYDKHLGKKYRYFYAISSDVDADNPGTLVKVDVTTKTIQKWCEPNCYPSEPVFVPAPDANAEDDGVVLASMVWAGLNDNSVGLLVLCAKTWTELGRCEFHTNGPVPKCLHGWFAAGVV, encoded by the exons ATGGCTGAAGGCGTTATAAGGACTTTTATAAGGGACTTCTTTGCG ATAAAATTCAACCCTAAAACTCATGACCCTGAGTCGGTGCGCATTGATGGCTCCGGACGTTGCTACCCCGATTGTGCCTCAGATGTTTGGTTGCGCTCCTGCGAGCAAGAAATCATCGAACCCATTGAAGGACATATCAGCGGACATATTCCCGCTTGGTTGAATGGCAGTTTATTGCGCAACGGTCCTGGAAATTGGAAGGTGGGCGAAATGATGTTCCAACATTTATTCGATTGCTCGGCGCTGGTACATCGATTTGCTATAAAGAATGGGCGAGTCACATATCAGAATCGATTTGTGGAGACTGAAACATTGAAGAAGAACCGTGCAGCACAACGTATAGTGGTAACGGAATTTGGCACAGCATCGGTGCCGGATCCTTGTCATACGATATTCGACAG AGTCTCAGCGATATTTCGACCTGACAGTGGTTCTGACAATTCAATGATATCAATTTATCCATTCGGAGATGAGTACTACACATTTGCGGAGACACCCATGATGCACAG AATTAATCCACGCACACTAGCCACTGAGGGCCGCATCTGCGTCACCGATTTTGCAGGTGTGGTAAATCATACCTCACATCCTCATGTGCTGCCCAATGGCACTGTCTATAATCTCGGTATGGCCGCCACCAAATCAGGCCCGGCTTATAATATAATCTGTTTTCCACACGGCGAGCAAATGTTTGAGGATGCCCATATTGTGGGTGCGATTTCGTGTCGCTGGAAGCTGCATCCGGGCTATATGCACACATTCG gCATCACAGAGCATTATTTTGTCATCGTTGAACAGCCCCTCTCCGTTTCCTTGACGGAATTTGTCAAAGCCAGTATATCCAATCAGCAACTGGCGTCGTGTCTCAAATGGTTCGAGGATAAGCCAACACTGTTCCATCTGATGGATCGTGAAACTGGCAAAGTGCGCTATACCTTTCAATCGGAGGCCTTCTTCTATCTACACATCATTAATCAGTATGAGGAGGACAATCATGTGGTGATCGACATCTGCTGCTATAAGGATCCGGAAATGATTAATTGCATGTATCTGGAATCGATTATGAACATGCAATCGAATCCGAATTATGCGTCACATTTTCGTGGACGTCCATTGCGTTTTGTGCTGCCCTTAGGTGCTGAAAATGCGGATGTAGTGACGGTTAAAGATCGGCCGACTAATCAGCGGCCGGTAGTGAAATCTTTCTCGCTTTCAGGCATTAGTACGCGTCTGCAGCCACCGAAGATGAAGCATTCAGAGTCAAATTATGAGGACATAGCAAATATGGCCATACAAAAATTGGAAGAGGAGGAGATGCTGGGGTATAGTAGCAACGCTGGTGATGGGAGAGAGCAAACGAAAGAGGGAGTCGAGAGTGAAACAATGGTGAATTTGGTCACTTTGGAGTACAGCAAAGCGGAGGCGTATCAATTAAGAAATCGCAGTATCATGGTGCGTCCAGAGTTGCTGTGCGACTGGGGCTGTGAGACGCCGCGTTTCAATTACGACAAGCATTTGG GGAAGAAATATAGGTATTTCTATGCGATTAGTTCGGATGTGGACGCGGATAACCCAGGCACG CTCGTCAAAGTCGATGTTACAACCAAGACTATACAGAAGTGGTGCGAACCGAATTGCTATCCCAGCGAACCCGTCTTCGTGCCTGCGCCCGATGCCAACGCAGAAGATGATGGTGTGGTGTTGGCCTCCATGGTTTGGGCTGGCTTAAATGATAACTCTGTCGGCCTGCTGGTGCTATGCGCAAAAACGTGGACTGAGCTGGGACGTTGTGAGTTCCACACAAATGGACCGGTGCCAAAGTGCCTGCATGGCTGGTTCGCTGCCGGTGTGGTGTAA